The proteins below come from a single Rhodanobacter sp. LX-99 genomic window:
- a CDS encoding glycine zipper 2TM domain-containing protein — protein sequence MTKLWLSALVLAVMAAGVHAQDARYANADDNAHYGWADVLRADPVQGVTRTEVPRQECYEQPVVRREGGNSTAGTVLGAVIGGVLGNTVGKGDGRKAATVAGAVAGGAVGNRVSSRGGEYESTQTECRQVSSVSEQRRIIGYDVEYRYRGEVYTSRLSYDPGERLRVRVRVDPAD from the coding sequence ATGACCAAATTGTGGCTTTCCGCACTGGTGCTTGCCGTGATGGCTGCCGGCGTCCATGCGCAGGACGCGCGCTACGCCAATGCCGATGACAACGCCCACTACGGCTGGGCCGACGTGCTGCGCGCGGACCCGGTGCAGGGGGTTACCCGCACCGAAGTGCCGCGACAGGAGTGCTACGAGCAGCCGGTGGTCCGCCGCGAAGGCGGCAACAGCACGGCCGGCACGGTGCTGGGCGCCGTGATCGGCGGCGTGCTGGGCAACACCGTGGGCAAAGGTGACGGGCGCAAGGCCGCCACCGTCGCCGGTGCCGTGGCCGGCGGCGCGGTAGGCAACCGGGTGTCCAGCCGCGGAGGCGAGTATGAGAGCACCCAGACCGAATGCCGCCAGGTCAGCTCGGTCAGCGAGCAGCGCCGGATCATCGGTTACGACGTGGAATACCGCTATCGCGGCGAGGTCTACACGTCGCGCTTGAGCTACGACCCGGGCGAGCGCCTGCGCGTGCGCGTGCGGGTCGATCCGGCCGACTGA
- the cysS gene encoding cysteine--tRNA ligase, translated as MPISLYNSLTRRTEPFAPLDPERVTMYLCGPTVYNYVHIGNARGPVVFDVLVRLLRRHYPQVLYARNITDVDDKINAAAQQQGVPIGAITGRFAQAYREDMAGLGVAPPDVEPHATTHIGLIIAMIESLLDSGHAYAAEGHVLFDVGSFPAYGALSGRDPEELIAGARVEVAPYKRNAGDFVLWKPSTPELPGWDSPWGLGRPGWHIECSAMSAAHLGDTIDIHAGGVDLLFPHHENEIAQSTCAHGGKVFARWWMHNGMLTFDGRKMSKSLGNVLLVHELLQLHPPEALRLRLLSGHYRQPLDWSEAAIAQATSTLDGWYRVLRDLAGVDLPAGELPVPERVEAALCDDLNTPQALAELSVLADAARQSGSAEAKAALLGGGALLGLLQQDAEAWFRRGESTVDAAHIEDLLQQRQAARAARDFARADAIRDELAAMHIAIEDSAQGTRWSVAKG; from the coding sequence ATGCCGATATCGCTCTACAACAGCCTGACCCGCCGCACCGAACCGTTCGCCCCGCTCGATCCCGAGCGCGTGACGATGTACCTGTGCGGCCCCACCGTCTACAACTACGTGCACATCGGCAATGCGCGCGGGCCGGTGGTGTTCGACGTGCTGGTGCGCCTGCTGCGCCGGCACTACCCGCAGGTGCTGTACGCCCGCAACATCACCGACGTCGACGACAAGATCAATGCCGCCGCGCAGCAGCAGGGCGTGCCGATCGGCGCGATCACCGGCCGCTTCGCGCAGGCGTATCGCGAGGACATGGCCGGGCTCGGCGTGGCGCCGCCGGACGTGGAGCCGCACGCCACCACCCACATCGGCCTGATCATCGCGATGATCGAAAGCCTGCTGGACAGCGGCCACGCCTATGCCGCCGAAGGCCATGTGCTGTTCGACGTCGGCTCGTTCCCCGCCTACGGCGCGCTGTCCGGCCGCGATCCCGAGGAACTGATCGCCGGCGCCCGCGTCGAGGTGGCACCGTACAAGCGCAACGCCGGCGATTTCGTGCTGTGGAAACCGTCCACGCCGGAGCTGCCCGGCTGGGACAGCCCGTGGGGCCTCGGCCGCCCGGGCTGGCACATCGAATGCTCGGCGATGAGCGCAGCGCACCTGGGCGACACCATCGACATCCACGCCGGCGGCGTCGACCTGCTGTTCCCGCATCACGAGAACGAAATCGCCCAGTCCACCTGCGCGCACGGCGGCAAGGTGTTCGCGCGCTGGTGGATGCACAACGGCATGCTCACTTTCGACGGCCGCAAGATGTCCAAGTCGCTGGGCAACGTGCTGCTGGTGCACGAGCTGCTGCAGCTGCATCCGCCGGAGGCATTGCGCCTGCGCCTGCTGAGCGGCCACTACCGGCAGCCGCTGGACTGGTCCGAGGCGGCCATCGCCCAGGCGACCAGCACGCTGGACGGCTGGTATCGCGTGCTGCGCGACCTGGCCGGGGTCGACCTGCCGGCCGGCGAACTGCCGGTACCGGAACGCGTCGAGGCCGCCTTGTGCGACGACCTCAACACGCCGCAGGCGCTGGCCGAGCTGTCCGTGCTGGCCGATGCCGCGCGCCAGTCCGGCAGCGCCGAGGCGAAAGCCGCCCTGCTCGGCGGCGGCGCCCTGCTCGGCCTGCTGCAGCAGGACGCGGAAGCCTGGTTCAGGCGCGGCGAGAGCACGGTCGACGCGGCGCACATCGAGGATCTGCTGCAACAGCGCCAGGCTGCCCGCGCCGCCCGCGATTTCGCGCGCGCCGACGCGATCCGCGACGAGCTGGCGGCCATGCACATCGCGATCGAGGACAGTGCCCAGGGCACGCGCTGGAGTGTGGCGAAGGGCTGA
- a CDS encoding SufE family protein has protein sequence MNAIATISAEQAQQDIAEEFAFFGDWTERYQYLIDLGKQLPAFPEAWKTEEHRVHGCQSMVWLVPSGNASKMHFEAVSDSAIVSGLIALVLRVYSDRPAAEIVATEPTFIGMIGLAKHLSPTRSNGLAAMLAKLKGYAAAAAS, from the coding sequence ATGAACGCCATTGCCACCATCAGCGCCGAGCAGGCCCAGCAGGACATCGCCGAGGAATTCGCGTTCTTCGGCGACTGGACCGAGCGCTACCAGTACCTGATCGATCTCGGCAAGCAGCTGCCTGCTTTCCCCGAGGCGTGGAAGACGGAGGAACATCGCGTGCACGGCTGCCAGTCGATGGTCTGGCTGGTGCCCAGCGGCAATGCGTCGAAGATGCACTTCGAGGCGGTCAGCGACTCGGCGATCGTGTCCGGCCTGATCGCCTTGGTGCTGCGCGTCTATTCCGACCGCCCGGCCGCGGAGATCGTCGCCACCGAACCCACCTTCATCGGCATGATCGGCCTGGCCAAGCATCTCTCGCCCACGCGCTCGAACGGGCTGGCGGCGATGCTGGCGAAGTTGAAAGGCTACGCCGCGGCGGCCGCAAGCTGA
- the dksA gene encoding RNA polymerase-binding protein DksA, whose protein sequence is MAKTTRNSTAAKAQKGKTSADVKAGKSKAAGGKARTAKNAGKVPAKTGRSAASKTAAKKVAAKSAAARKPVAKSAVKKAAAKSPAKKASPAKKPVAKKAAVKKVAVKKVAVKKAVAKKPAPKKAAVKKAAVKKVVVKNTRPKAAAARKPAAKPVAKVVARKSPPAKPVARHAAKPVAKPATRPAAKPVAKPAPAAVVVKSASPAPASTLFKGKVASATAMVTPRAAPAAAHHASSHKNQKNSSSSMNRLASKKLDNGITREDGRYALPSTSNITLPKGYHPSPNEEYMNPMHLAYFRNKLRDWRDQLVEESRQTMDNLREEVRDVGDEAERATRETENSLELRTRDRYRKLISKIDKALRRIEEGSYGFCEETDEEIGIDRLDARPIATLSLDAQERREHLQKQMGD, encoded by the coding sequence ATGGCGAAAACAACGCGTAATTCGACCGCTGCCAAGGCGCAGAAGGGCAAGACTTCGGCTGACGTCAAGGCCGGCAAGTCGAAGGCAGCTGGAGGCAAGGCGCGGACCGCGAAGAACGCCGGCAAGGTGCCCGCAAAGACCGGCCGTAGCGCGGCCAGCAAGACTGCGGCGAAGAAAGTCGCGGCCAAGTCGGCCGCTGCCAGGAAACCGGTCGCCAAGTCCGCGGTCAAGAAAGCCGCCGCCAAATCGCCAGCGAAGAAGGCCAGCCCGGCGAAGAAGCCTGTCGCGAAGAAGGCGGCCGTGAAGAAAGTGGCCGTGAAGAAAGTGGCGGTCAAGAAGGCCGTTGCGAAGAAGCCGGCGCCGAAAAAGGCCGCCGTCAAGAAGGCCGCCGTCAAGAAGGTCGTCGTCAAGAACACCAGGCCAAAGGCTGCCGCAGCCCGGAAACCGGCAGCGAAACCGGTGGCAAAGGTGGTCGCCAGGAAATCGCCGCCGGCCAAACCCGTGGCCAGGCATGCCGCGAAACCGGTGGCCAAGCCGGCGACCAGGCCGGCCGCGAAACCCGTTGCCAAGCCGGCACCGGCAGCAGTGGTTGTCAAAAGCGCATCCCCGGCACCCGCCAGCACCCTGTTCAAGGGCAAGGTGGCGAGTGCAACCGCCATGGTGACACCGCGTGCAGCCCCGGCCGCCGCGCATCATGCCTCTTCCCACAAAAATCAGAAAAACTCGTCGTCCTCAATGAATAGACTTGCTTCAAAAAAACTCGATAACGGCATCACCCGCGAAGACGGGCGGTACGCGTTACCTTCCACCAGCAACATCACGTTGCCCAAGGGTTATCACCCCTCGCCGAACGAGGAGTACATGAACCCGATGCATCTGGCCTACTTCCGCAACAAGCTGCGCGACTGGCGCGACCAGCTGGTGGAAGAGTCGCGCCAGACCATGGACAACCTGCGCGAGGAGGTGCGTGACGTCGGCGACGAAGCCGAACGCGCCACCCGCGAGACCGAAAATTCGCTGGAGCTTCGCACCCGCGACCGTTACCGCAAGCTGATCTCGAAGATCGACAAGGCGCTGCGCCGGATCGAGGAAGGCAGCTACGGTTTCTGCGAGGAGACCGACGAGGAGATCGGCATCGACCGCCTCGACGCGCGCCCGATCGCGACGCTGTCGCTGGATGCGCAGGAGCGCCGCGAGCATCTGCAGAAGCAGATGGGGGATTGA
- the yidD gene encoding membrane protein insertion efficiency factor YidD, whose amino-acid sequence MLRLYKRWLSPLLGPRCRFHPTCSDYARIAVTRFGPWRGSLLTGWRLLRCQPLCTGGHDPVPEHFHFSRCRSQEDSPEVH is encoded by the coding sequence ATGCTGCGTTTGTACAAGCGCTGGCTCAGTCCCCTGCTTGGCCCGCGTTGCCGCTTCCACCCCACTTGTTCCGATTATGCACGGATTGCGGTCACCCGCTTCGGCCCGTGGCGCGGCAGCCTGCTGACCGGTTGGCGGCTGCTACGCTGCCAGCCATTGTGCACGGGCGGCCACGACCCGGTGCCCGAGCACTTCCATTTTTCCCGCTGCCGCTCCCAGGAAGATTCCCCCGAGGTCCACTGA
- the folE2 gene encoding GTP cyclohydrolase FolE2 has product MPNQENTARLLPDVAVHAQPHLAGALDWVGMADIQVPVLFDAGDGQAQRASARVGAFVNLNRPDKRGIHMSRLYLQVEQALSTQTLSADMLHALLRGFLDSHKDLSDRACLSIHFEHLVRRPALKSANSGWRAYPVCIEASLTGDEFLLEFGTEVVYSSTCPASAALSRQLIQDQFASDFDAGKPLDHAAVLAWLGSEHGIVATPHAQRSVARLRIRTAIGAGFHLIGLIDRVEHALGTPVQTAVKREDEQAFALANGGNLMFCEDAARRIQKALDTDAALSDFHIRVEHQESLHPHDAVAYASKGVEGGYGSTP; this is encoded by the coding sequence ATGCCGAACCAGGAAAATACCGCCCGCCTGCTGCCCGACGTCGCCGTGCACGCGCAGCCGCATCTTGCCGGCGCGCTGGACTGGGTCGGCATGGCCGACATCCAGGTGCCGGTGCTGTTCGATGCCGGCGACGGCCAGGCGCAGCGCGCCAGTGCCCGGGTCGGTGCCTTCGTCAACCTGAACCGGCCGGACAAGCGCGGCATCCACATGTCGCGCCTGTACCTGCAGGTCGAGCAGGCGCTGAGCACGCAGACGCTGAGTGCCGACATGCTGCACGCGCTGCTGCGCGGTTTCCTCGACTCGCACAAGGACCTGTCCGACCGCGCCTGCCTCAGCATCCATTTCGAGCACCTAGTGCGCCGCCCGGCCCTGAAAAGCGCCAACAGCGGCTGGCGCGCGTACCCGGTGTGCATCGAGGCCAGCCTCACCGGCGACGAGTTCCTGCTCGAGTTCGGCACCGAGGTGGTCTACTCCTCGACCTGCCCGGCCTCGGCCGCGCTGTCGCGCCAGTTGATCCAGGACCAGTTCGCCAGCGATTTCGATGCCGGCAAGCCGCTCGACCACGCCGCGGTGCTGGCCTGGCTCGGCAGCGAGCATGGCATCGTCGCCACCCCGCACGCCCAGCGCAGCGTGGCGCGCCTGCGCATCCGCACCGCGATCGGCGCGGGCTTCCACCTCATTGGCCTGATCGATCGCGTCGAGCACGCGCTCGGCACGCCGGTGCAGACCGCGGTGAAGCGCGAGGACGAGCAGGCCTTCGCGCTGGCCAACGGCGGCAACCTGATGTTCTGCGAGGATGCCGCCCGGCGCATCCAGAAAGCGCTCGATACCGACGCCGCGCTGAGCGACTTCCACATCCGCGTCGAACACCAGGAAAGCCTGCATCCGCATGATGCGGTGGCGTACGCGAGCAAGGGCGTGGAAGGCGGTTACGGCTCCACGCCGTGA
- a CDS encoding squalene/phytoene synthase family protein: MIELIEQNAVLQGFIDKWLAVQPQQRVALVFVDGRRYPGHIALAALEQELLGAAYGIREPQVAAAKLNWWAEELAGAPASGGRHPLTQVLFDDERAHAIASNLWLAPVLAAMAQLEQGTAADFAAQIDAAMPLHGALAALETAWWYGAEASPIRASRVAVLNHLLHALLRLEQDAERDRLPLPMARLARHGLSRAQLRSHGTARQQAVKAQLDDLLASWAESATLAGPLSVFRALESRHASTLAQRAVRAGDALAVLQAGQSRTGLATSLQAWQAARAWRRYVA; the protein is encoded by the coding sequence ATGATCGAGCTGATCGAACAAAATGCCGTGCTGCAGGGCTTCATCGACAAGTGGCTGGCGGTGCAGCCGCAGCAGCGCGTCGCGCTGGTATTCGTCGATGGCCGGCGCTATCCCGGCCACATCGCGCTGGCTGCACTGGAGCAGGAACTGCTCGGCGCCGCCTACGGCATCCGCGAGCCGCAGGTGGCCGCGGCCAAGCTCAACTGGTGGGCCGAGGAGCTGGCCGGTGCGCCGGCCAGCGGTGGCCGCCACCCGCTGACCCAGGTATTGTTCGACGACGAGCGCGCGCATGCCATCGCCAGCAACCTGTGGCTGGCCCCCGTGCTGGCGGCCATGGCGCAGCTGGAGCAGGGCACCGCCGCGGATTTTGCCGCGCAGATCGATGCGGCGATGCCGCTGCATGGCGCGCTGGCCGCGCTGGAAACCGCCTGGTGGTACGGCGCCGAGGCGTCGCCGATACGGGCGTCGCGGGTCGCCGTGCTGAATCACCTGCTGCATGCGCTGCTGCGACTGGAGCAGGATGCCGAACGCGACCGCCTGCCGCTGCCGATGGCGCGGCTGGCGCGACATGGCCTGAGCCGCGCGCAATTGCGCAGCCACGGCACGGCGCGGCAGCAGGCGGTCAAGGCGCAGCTGGACGACCTGCTGGCCAGCTGGGCGGAGTCGGCCACGCTGGCCGGGCCGCTCAGCGTGTTCCGCGCGCTGGAATCGCGCCACGCGAGCACGCTGGCGCAGCGCGCGGTGCGGGCCGGCGATGCGCTGGCGGTGTTGCAGGCCGGCCAGTCGCGCACCGGGCTGGCGACCTCGCTGCAGGCGTGGCAGGCCGCACGTGCGTGGCGCCGGTACGTGGCGTAA
- the gph gene encoding phosphoglycolate phosphatase (PGP is an essential enzyme in the glycolate salvage pathway in higher organisms (photorespiration in plants). Phosphoglycolate results from the oxidase activity of RubisCO in the Calvin cycle when concentrations of carbon dioxide are low relative to oxygen. This enzyme is a member of the Haloacid Dehalogenase (HAD) superfamily of aspartate-nucleophile hydrolase enzymes (PF00702).) has translation MKSLPENIQGVLFDLDGTLLDSAPDLYAALLAQCAEQGTPPPPYAPVREVVSRGARAVLRCAFADRGEPALEALVPRYLQLYQDVMAQQTRSFDGVDELLARIEAHGLRWGIVTNKAAFLTDELVARIGWAQRASAVVSGDTLAVKKPDPAPVLLACERAGVAPAQSLFVGDDRRDVLAGAAAGLYTVAVSWGYLDGGDPHAWGADKVLDHPAELAELLQLQPVTA, from the coding sequence ATGAAGTCGCTACCCGAAAACATCCAGGGCGTGCTGTTCGACCTGGACGGCACCTTGCTCGACAGCGCTCCCGATCTGTACGCCGCCTTGCTGGCGCAGTGCGCGGAACAGGGCACGCCGCCACCGCCGTACGCGCCGGTGCGCGAGGTGGTCTCGCGCGGCGCGCGTGCCGTGCTGCGCTGCGCGTTTGCCGATCGCGGCGAGCCGGCGCTGGAAGCGCTGGTGCCGCGCTACCTGCAGCTGTACCAGGACGTGATGGCGCAGCAGACACGCTCGTTCGACGGCGTCGACGAGCTGCTGGCGCGGATCGAGGCGCATGGACTGCGCTGGGGCATCGTCACCAACAAGGCCGCTTTTCTCACCGACGAACTGGTCGCCCGCATCGGTTGGGCACAGCGCGCCAGCGCGGTGGTTTCCGGCGATACCCTGGCGGTGAAGAAACCCGACCCGGCACCGGTGCTGCTGGCCTGCGAACGCGCCGGCGTGGCGCCTGCGCAAAGCCTGTTCGTCGGCGACGACCGCCGCGACGTCCTGGCCGGCGCCGCCGCCGGCCTGTACACGGTGGCAGTGAGCTGGGGCTATCTCGATGGCGGCGATCCGCATGCGTGGGGCGCCGACAAGGTACTGGACCATCCGGCCGAACTGGCCGAACTGCTGCAGCTGCAGCCGGTCACGGCATGA
- the ubiG gene encoding bifunctional 2-polyprenyl-6-hydroxyphenol methylase/3-demethylubiquinol 3-O-methyltransferase UbiG, translating into MIAANVSPEEIARFDSLAARWWDPDGESRPLHDLNPVRAAYIAARVDLRGAKVADVGCGGGLLSETLARAGAKVTGIDLGAKVIDVAKLHLHESGLGVDYRVQSSAGLAAAEPESFDAVCCMELIEHVPDPAALVNDLAAMLKPGARLFMSTINRTPAAFGAAIVGAEYVMRMLPRGTHHYAQFLKPSELSRLLRHAGLELEDVSGLAYNPLNRKAWLSRITAVNYVLSARKPA; encoded by the coding sequence ATGATCGCCGCCAACGTCAGCCCCGAGGAAATCGCCCGCTTCGATAGCCTGGCGGCGCGCTGGTGGGATCCCGACGGCGAATCGCGCCCGCTGCACGACCTCAACCCCGTGCGCGCCGCCTATATCGCCGCGCGCGTCGACCTGCGCGGGGCGAAGGTCGCCGACGTCGGCTGCGGCGGCGGTCTGCTCAGCGAGACGCTGGCACGCGCCGGCGCGAAGGTTACCGGCATCGACCTGGGCGCCAAGGTGATCGACGTCGCGAAGCTGCACCTGCATGAGTCCGGCCTCGGCGTCGACTACCGCGTGCAGTCCTCGGCCGGGTTGGCCGCCGCCGAGCCGGAAAGTTTCGACGCGGTGTGCTGCATGGAACTGATCGAGCACGTGCCCGACCCGGCCGCGCTGGTGAACGACCTGGCCGCGATGCTGAAGCCGGGAGCGCGGCTGTTCATGTCCACCATCAACCGCACGCCGGCCGCGTTCGGCGCGGCGATCGTGGGCGCCGAATACGTGATGCGCATGCTGCCGCGCGGCACCCATCACTATGCGCAGTTCCTGAAGCCGTCCGAGCTGAGCCGACTGCTGCGCCACGCCGGGCTGGAGCTGGAGGACGTCTCCGGGCTCGCCTACAACCCGCTCAACCGCAAGGCCTGGCTGAGCCGGATCACCGCGGTCAATTACGTGCTCAGCGCACGAAAACCCGCATGA
- a CDS encoding YciI family protein, producing the protein MNRYLVLLIRRPHLDPAVVPLHLAFLEGLREEGRVELSGGFSDKSGGAYLLHAADLAEATAIVHDDPAHVSGGWDITVYEWQV; encoded by the coding sequence ATGAACCGTTACCTGGTCCTGCTGATCCGCCGGCCGCACCTCGACCCGGCCGTGGTGCCGCTGCACCTGGCGTTCCTGGAGGGTTTGCGCGAGGAAGGCCGGGTGGAACTGTCCGGCGGATTCAGCGACAAGTCCGGCGGTGCCTACCTGCTGCATGCAGCCGACCTGGCCGAGGCGACCGCGATCGTGCACGACGACCCGGCCCATGTCAGCGGAGGCTGGGATATCACGGTGTACGAGTGGCAGGTCTGA
- a CDS encoding TRZ/ATZ family hydrolase has product MSQTAPQPVDLMIEARWVVPVEPHAVVLENHAVVVQDERIVALLPITDARLAYAPRERVELGEHALIPGLVNSHTHNPMTLLRGLADDLPLMVWLQQHIWPAEAKVMGPEFVRDGVELAVAEMLRGGTTCANENYFFPDVIGATYRKLGFRAVVGLPVIEFPTAWAKSQDEYFERASDVHDSFRGDHLVGTAFAPHAPYTVSDESFERIRMLSDQLDIPVHLHTHETAHEVEDEKARSGLRPFQRLQKLGLVNDRLIAVHMTQLTDGEIAACAAAGVSVVHCPESNLKLASGFCPAEKLRLAGVNVALGTDGCASNNDLDMFGEMRTAALLAKAVAGDAAAFDAAFALRAATLNGAKAIGLEAKIGSIEVGKQADFTAVRLNELETQPMFHVISQLVYATGRHQVSDVWIAGRRKLAGRELVGMDTAAILERTRAWRERIASA; this is encoded by the coding sequence ATGAGCCAGACCGCCCCACAGCCCGTCGACCTGATGATCGAAGCACGCTGGGTCGTGCCGGTCGAGCCGCACGCGGTGGTGCTGGAGAACCACGCGGTGGTGGTGCAGGACGAGCGCATCGTGGCGCTGCTGCCGATCACCGACGCGCGGCTTGCCTATGCGCCGCGCGAGCGCGTCGAGCTGGGCGAGCATGCGCTGATCCCCGGCCTGGTCAACAGCCACACGCACAATCCGATGACCCTGCTGCGCGGCCTCGCCGACGATCTGCCGCTGATGGTGTGGCTGCAGCAGCACATCTGGCCGGCCGAGGCGAAGGTGATGGGGCCGGAGTTCGTGCGCGACGGCGTCGAGCTGGCGGTGGCCGAGATGCTGCGCGGCGGCACCACCTGCGCCAACGAGAACTACTTCTTCCCCGACGTGATCGGCGCCACCTACCGCAAGCTGGGTTTCCGCGCGGTGGTCGGCTTGCCGGTGATCGAGTTCCCCACCGCGTGGGCGAAAAGCCAGGACGAATATTTCGAGCGCGCCAGTGACGTGCACGACAGCTTCCGCGGCGACCACCTGGTCGGCACCGCGTTCGCGCCGCACGCGCCGTACACGGTGTCGGACGAGAGCTTCGAGCGCATCCGCATGCTGTCCGACCAGCTCGACATTCCGGTGCACCTGCACACGCACGAGACCGCGCACGAGGTCGAGGACGAAAAGGCCAGGAGTGGCCTGCGCCCGTTCCAGCGTTTGCAGAAGCTGGGTCTGGTCAACGACCGCCTGATCGCCGTGCACATGACCCAGCTGACTGACGGCGAGATCGCCGCCTGCGCTGCCGCCGGCGTGTCGGTGGTGCATTGCCCGGAGTCCAACCTGAAGCTGGCCTCCGGCTTCTGCCCGGCGGAGAAGCTGCGCCTGGCCGGCGTCAACGTGGCGTTGGGCACCGACGGCTGCGCCTCGAACAACGACCTGGACATGTTCGGCGAGATGCGTACCGCCGCGCTGCTGGCCAAGGCGGTCGCCGGCGACGCAGCGGCGTTCGACGCGGCGTTCGCGCTGCGCGCGGCCACGCTCAACGGCGCGAAGGCGATCGGACTGGAAGCGAAGATCGGCTCGATCGAGGTCGGCAAGCAGGCCGACTTCACCGCCGTGCGGCTGAACGAGCTGGAGACTCAGCCGATGTTTCACGTCATCTCGCAGCTGGTCTACGCTACCGGCCGCCACCAGGTCAGCGACGTGTGGATCGCCGGTCGACGCAAGCTGGCCGGGCGCGAGTTGGTCGGCATGGACACCGCCGCGATCCTGGAGCGCACGCGCGCCTGGCGCGAGCGCATTGCCTCGGCCTGA
- the efp gene encoding elongation factor P, producing the protein MATLGLNDVKMGKKILHNGDPWVITEADFVKPGKGQAFTRIRIRNLKDGRTTEQTLKSSDSFEEADVTDTDMQLSFIDGIGKDRLWHFMNMETFEMVPATLAAMGDAWKWLKGEEECVVTLFNGAVVAVQPPKFVELKIIETDPGVRGDTSGGGGKPATLETGAVVRVPLFVNQDEVIKVDTRTGEYDSRVK; encoded by the coding sequence ATGGCGACCCTTGGCCTCAATGACGTCAAAATGGGCAAGAAGATCCTTCATAACGGTGACCCCTGGGTCATCACCGAAGCGGACTTCGTCAAGCCGGGCAAGGGCCAGGCGTTCACCCGCATCCGCATCCGCAACCTGAAGGACGGCCGCACCACCGAGCAGACGCTCAAGTCCAGCGATTCCTTCGAGGAAGCGGATGTCACCGATACCGACATGCAGCTTTCGTTCATCGATGGCATCGGCAAGGATCGGTTGTGGCACTTCATGAACATGGAGACCTTCGAGATGGTGCCGGCAACGCTGGCCGCGATGGGTGACGCATGGAAGTGGCTCAAGGGCGAGGAAGAATGCGTGGTCACGCTGTTCAATGGTGCGGTGGTCGCCGTGCAGCCGCCGAAGTTCGTCGAGCTGAAGATCATCGAGACCGATCCCGGCGTACGTGGCGACACCTCCGGCGGTGGCGGCAAGCCGGCCACGCTGGAGACGGGAGCGGTGGTGCGCGTACCGCTGTTCGTCAATCAGGACGAAGTCATCAAGGTCGATACCCGCACTGGCGAGTACGACAGCCGCGTCAAGTGA